In Gossypium hirsutum isolate 1008001.06 chromosome D06, Gossypium_hirsutum_v2.1, whole genome shotgun sequence, one genomic interval encodes:
- the LOC107901505 gene encoding oleosin G has product MPINDQNRPMAQKLYDSAPSSRQVAKFLTASTLGATLLFLSGLTLTGTVIALIIATPLMVIFSPVLVPAGITIFLVTTGFLFSGGCGVAALTALSWIYNYVQGKHPPGADQLDYARNKLASTARDMTEKAKEYGQYVQHKAQEVTQGQAS; this is encoded by the coding sequence ATGCCGATCAACGATCAAAACAGACCCATGGCTCAAAAGCTCTACGACTCAGCTCCGTCGTCTCGCCAGGTGGCTAAGTTCTTGACCGCCTCGACGTTGGGCGCAACGCTGCTTTTCTTGTCTGGGTTAACCTTGACCGGGACGGTCATTGCCTTGATAATAGCTACGCCGTTGATGGTTATCTTCAGTCCGGTTCTAGTCCCGGCCGGGATAACCATATTCTTGGTGACGACGGGGTTCTTGTTTTCGGGCGGGTGTGGGGTGGCGGCATTAACGGCGTTGTCGTGGATATACAATTACGTGCAAGGGAAACACCCACCAGGAGCTGATCAGCTCGATTACGCAAGAAACAAGCTGGCAAGTACGGCTAGGGATATGACAGAGAAGGCTAAGGAATACGGACAGTATGTGCAGCATAAAGCGCAAGAGGTGACTCAAGGGCAAGCATCTTGA
- the LOC107901506 gene encoding ATP-dependent 6-phosphofructokinase 3, with translation MGNPGDTQMKLATGEGGYVLEDVPHLTDYLPDLPSYPNPLQDNPAYSAVKQYFVNDDDTVTQKIVVHKDSTRGVHFRRAGPRQRVYFESDEVHACIVTCGGLCPGLNTVIREIVCGLCHMYGVKKILGIDGGYRGFYSKNTVTLTPKVVNDIHKRGGTVLGTSRGGHDTSKIVDSIQDRGINQVYILGGDGTQRGAAVIFEEIRRRGLKVAVAGIPKTIDNDIPVIDKSFGFDTAVEEAQRAINAAHVESLSIENGVGLVKLMGRYSGFIAMYATLASRDVDCCLIPESPFYLEGSGGLYEYIEKRLKENGHMVIVIAEGAGQDLVSESLQSMDQQDASGNKLLQDVGLWISHGIKDHFAKKKMPINLKYIDPTYMIRAIPSIASDNVYCTLLAHSAVHGAMAGYTGFTVGPVNGRHAYIPFNRITEKQNKVVITDRMWARLLSSTNQPSFLNPKDIAEAKEEKQPATGLLDGENCKDKKSNTEEDPCMV, from the exons ATGGGAAATCCCGGCGATACGCAGATGAAGTTAGCCACCGGCGAAGGCGGTTACGTCCTCGAAGATGTTCCTCACCTCACCGACTACCTCCCTGATCTTCCT AGCTATCCGAATCCTTTACAAGACAATCCAGCTTATTCAGCTGTCAA GCAGTATTTTGTTAATGACGATGATACCGTCACTCAGAAG ATTGTTGTTCACAAGGACAGTACAAGAGGGGTGCATTTTCGACGTGCAGGACCTCGCCAGAGG GTGTATTTTGAATCAGATGAAGTGCATGCATGCATTGTAACATGTGGTGGTCTATGCCCCGGGCTCAACACAGTGATCAGAGAAATTGTGTGTGGCCTCTGTCACATGTATGGTGTTAAAAAGATTCTTGGAATAGAT GGAGGATACAGGGGTTTTTATTCAAAGAACACTGTCACCCTAACTCCCAAAGTTGTCAATGATATCCATAAACGTGGTGGTACAGTCCTTGGGACGTCAAGAGGTGGTCATGACACCTCAAAGATTGTCGACAGCATTCAGGATCGCGGAATCAATCAG GTTTATATACTCGGAGGTGACGGGACACAAAGAGGAGCAGCAGTGATTTTTGAG GAAATTAGGCGACGTGGCCTCAAAGTAGCTGTTGCTGGAATCCCAAAGACCATTGACAATGACATACCG GTTATTGACAAATCATTTGGTTTTGATACTGCGGTTGAGGAGGCTCAACGTGCCATTAATGCTGCACATGTTGAATCCCTAAGTATTGAGAATGGCGTTGGACTTGTAAAGCTAATGGGACGCTATAGTG GTTTCATTGCAATGTATGCTACACTAGCCAGCCGAGATGTTGACTGTTGCTTGATTCCAGAGTCACCATTCTATCTTGAAGGAAGTGGCGGACTTTATGAATATATTGAGAAACGACTCAAAGAAAATGGACATATGGTTATTGTGATTGCTGAAGGAGCAGGACAGGATCTTGTTTCAGAGAGCTTGCAGTCCATGGACCAGCAAGATGCTTCAGGAAACAAGCTTCTTCAAGATGTTGGACTGTGGATCTCTCACGGGATAAAG GATCATTTTGCGAAAAAGAAGATGCCCATTAATCTTAAATATATAG ATCCTACATACATGATCCGGGCTATTCCTAGCATTGCTTCCGATAACGTCTACTGCACCCTACTTGCTCATAGTGCAGTTCATGGAGCAATGGCTGGGTATACAGGCTTCACTGTTGGTCCCGTCAATGGCAGACATGCTTACATTCCATTTAAT CGTATCACCGAGAAGCAGAACAAGGTTGTGATTACAGACAGGATGTGGGCAAGGCTGCTCTCTTCGACTAACCAGCCAAGCTTCTTGAACCCCAAAGACATTGCTGAAGCCAAGGAAGAGAAACAACCTGCAACTGGCTTGTTGGATGGGGAAAATTGCAAAGACAAAAAGTCAAATACCGAAGAAGATCCTTGCATGGTTTGA